In a genomic window of Quercus lobata isolate SW786 chromosome 4, ValleyOak3.0 Primary Assembly, whole genome shotgun sequence:
- the LOC115983974 gene encoding histone-lysine N-methyltransferase, H3 lysine-9 specific SUVH3-like: protein MEGGSGFNSVPPSNSFDKSRVLDVKPLRRLKPVFPNGPQTPPFVCASPHGPFPSQFTPFYPFCGLQGSQTSSDNQQNQTPMPMGPNPTPLRAFRSLQAAEFSGAFNGDTEPSTGGDGDGLRMNEDGYIEGQKRTGPNLRGSNSSQKKTRKNQDPGSSRRPAATKMSLPTIVVTVSQSERDDGNREVVNHVLMTFDALRRRLSQIEDAKEQTTGIIKRSDLKASNILMTSGFRTNMKKRIGAVPGVEVGDIFFFRMELCLVGLHAQSMGGIDSLVVKGDLEEEPVAVSIVSSGGYDDDAEDRDVLIYSGQGGNFGKRDKQAADQKLERGNLALERSLRRGNDVRVIRGLKDVVSPSSKVYVYDGLYKIQESWIESKSGCNIFKYKFVRMPGQPDAFAVWKSIQKWKEGFSSRVGLILPDLTSGAESTPVSLVNDIDEEKGPAYFTYFPTLKYSKSFNLAQPSFGCNCHNACQPGDSNCSCVTKNGGKFPYTTNGILVSRKPLIYECGPTCPCFPNCKNRVSQTGLKVHLEVFKTVDKGWGLRSWDPIRCGTFICEYAGEAIDKGKAKQGGEEGENDEYVFDTSRVYGSFKWNYESGLLEGESSNESNEEYKLPSDLVISAKNVGNVARFMNHSCSPNVFWQPVLYEHNSQSFLHIAFFAIRHIPPMTELTFDYGIAGPDEVEGNSALNRKKKCLCGSSNCRGYFA, encoded by the coding sequence ATGGAAGGAGGGTCAGGTTTCAACTCTGTTCCTCCTTCAAACTCTTTTGATAAGTCTAGAGTTTTGGATGTGAAGCCTCTGCGTAGATTGAAACCAGTTTTCCCCAATGGTCCTCAAACTCCTCCCTTTGTGTGTGCCTCACCCCATGGCCCTTTCCCTTCTCAGTTTACACCGTTTTACCCATTTTGTGGGCTCCAAGGATCTCAAACCTCATCTGATAACCAGCAGAATCAAACCCCAATGCCAATGGGTCCTAATCCAACTCCTCTTCGGGCATTTCGAAGCTTGCAAGCAGCAGAATTCTCAGGTGCCTTTAATGGAGACACTGAGCCATCAACAGGTGGGGATGGTGATGGGTTAAGAATGAATGAAGATGGGTATATTGAAGGTCAAAAACGCACAGGACCTAACTTGCGTGGCTCCAACTCGTCCCAAAAGAAGACGAGGAAAAATCAAGACCCTGGTTCTTCACGCCGTCCTGCTGCTACCAAAATGTCTCTTCCAACTATTGTTGTTACTGTTAGTCAAAGCGAACGGGATGATGGTAACAGGGAGGTGGTTAATCATGTGCTTATGACATTTGATGCGCTCCGGAGAAGGCTCAGCCAAATTGAAGATGCCAAGGAACAGACCACTGGGATTATCAAGCGTTCAGATTTAAAAGCCTCAAATATTTTGATGACCAGTGGCTTTCGGACAAACATGAAGAAGAGGATTGGAGCTGTACCTGGAGTTGAGGTTGGGGACATCTTCTTTTTTCGTATGGAATTGTGTTTGGTGGGATTACATGCTCAGTCTATGGGTGGAATTGATTCTCTGGTTGTCAAGGGTGATCTGGAAGAAGAACCTGTGGCTGTGAGCATTGTTTCATCTGGAGGATATGATGATGATGCAGAGGATAGGGATGTTCTGATTTATAGTGGTCAGGGTGGCAATTTTGGTAAGAGAGACAAACAAGCAGCTGATCAGAAGCTTGAAAGAGGTAATCTTGCTCTGGAGAGAAGCTTGAGGCGGGGCAACGATGTACGTGTCATTCGGGGTCTGAAAGATGTTGTTAGTCCTTCATCAAAGGTCTATGTATATGATGGCCTTTATAAAATCCAAGAGTCATGGATAGAGAGCAAATCTGGTTGCAATATATTTAAGTACAAATTTGTGAGGATGCCTGGGCAGCCTGATGCCTTTGCTGTTTGGAAATCAATTCAGAAGTGGAAGGAAGGTTTTTCGTCAAGGGTAGGACTTATTCTTCCAGACCTCACTTCTGGGGCTGAAAGTACACCTGTTTCACTTGTAAATGATATTGATGAAGAGAAGGGCCCTGCTTATTTCACTTATTTTCCCACTCTCAAGTACTCAAAATCATTCAACTTAGCACAGCCTTCTTTTGGCTGCAATTGCCATAATGCATGCCAACCAGGTGATTCTAACTGCTCTTGCGTGACCAAAAATGGTGGTAAATTTCCATATACTACCAATGGTATTCTCGTGAGCCGGAAGCCTTTGATATATGAATGTGGTCCCACCTGTCCTTGCTTTCCTAACTGTAAAAACCGAGTATCACAGACTGGTTTGAAAGTCCACTTGGAAGTATTTAAAACAGTGGATAAGGGTTGGGGCCTCCGGTCATGGGACCCTATTCGTTGCGGTACTTTTATATGTGAGTATGCAGGTGAAGCTATTGACAAAGGCAAGGCAAAGCAGGGTGGGGAGGAAGGTGAAAATGATGAGTATGTTTTTGATACGTCCCGTGTTTATGGTTCTTTCAAGTGGAATTATGAATCTGGATTGTTGGAGGGAGAAAGTTCTAATGAATCTAATGAGGAATACAAACTTCCATCTGACCTAGTCATAAGTGCGAAGAATGTTGGAAATGTAGCACGATTTATGAATCATAGTTGCTCACCAAATGTTTTCTGGCAACCAGTTTTATATGAACACAATAGTCAATCCTTTCTACACATTGCATTTTTTGCAATTAGACATATCCCCCCTATGACAGAGTTGACTTTTGATTACGGGATTGCTGGCCCAGATGAGGTTGAGGGTAACAGTGCACTCAATAGGAAAAAGAAATGCTTATGCGGATCATCAAACTGCCGCGGTTATTTTGCTTAA